The region aaaaacagtggGGGTTGATAAAACGAAAACAAATTCTGAAGGCTAATGGTATTTTagtttgatttgaatttcaacATGGCTATCCTAAAACCAATGTATTTTGGTGTGGGTATGAGAAGGAGACATGTGAAAAGAAATTTGTCTTTTCATCTTGATATCATTGTACTTGTTACATCACACCACACAATAATTATGTTTGCATCTCCAGCTTTTAACTGTTGTGCGGAGCTGATCCCACAGGGGGCGCTGTTGTCACCCTTAGAAGTCAGGCTTGTGGGTCGTGCAGACGTGGTCCTTTAGTAGTGAGAGGATGACAGCCTGGAATAACAAAAACATCTAATTCTAGAATTTTCAAGGAAgcaggaaatattttgaattcaGGCCCCAGTATAAGAAGACAGCCATTCCCAATACAGCAAGAAGAAAATACAGACGTTCGTGTATAATACACACTATATCAATATGTACAGGGAATTCATAACACTTATATAACACATAATATATGATGATATGTATAATTTCATCCCGAGTCTACACACGGAGATAGGTATCACAACAGTGACTATCACAACTTTTGTAACTTTACTGCAACTGTAACTGACTATGAGTATGATCACATGTATGgtattaagtacaatgtactagcAAAGCCTCACCATCACAGTCCACTTCCTGTTCTCTGCCTCAGGCCAGACGAGAGACCGGTCGCTGTAGAACACAGCATCGTCCACCTCCTCCTGCTTCCTGGGCAGGCAGTGCAGAAACACCCAGTCCTTAGCAGCCACCTCGCCCAACTAGGGGGAAACAAACGCACATTCAAGTGAACACCCAGTCCTTAGCAGCTACCTCACCCAACTAGGGGGACACAAAAACATGGGTATTACTCTAAACATGGGTATTACTCTAACCAGCACACCAAGGATGGGTATTACTCTAACCAGGAACACCCAGTCCTTGGCAGCCACCTGACACAACTAGggggacacaaacacacaggcatTGATTTTGAACATAACCTCTCTTAACCAGTCATTCAGTGGAATGGTATCAGTAGAGAAATTCAGACCCACAAAAACTGCTTCCATTTACCACAAGGGGGTATAAATTACCTGCATGCAgcattctgtatctgtgtctgtagCTGGTGtacgtagcacaccagctttcACAAACCTGCGGTGTGGCAGCAGCTGATTATATCACACTCAATGACCTGTCTTTAGATCAAATGGGTTCCTATGGTACGAAATCCTACAGCAAATGGTCTAGATCCTAGAGACATAATTGCTTAGCACAGAGCAGCAGCAGCCTTTCTACCTCAAGGTTTTGATGTACAATTCTGTCATAGGATTTTCAGAGGGGCTATGACAACAAATTATGTCAAAAGACAGGTGAATATTAATATGCCATCGTAACCCGAGCCTATTGAATTACATTATAACTACTTAATTACCCCATTACCCACCTTGTGGGTGACCTGGTACCCTTTGAAGGCCTTGAGTCTGTCCagtttctcctcctcctgcccCATACTGATCCATGTGTCTGTCACCAGGACGTTAGCACCTTCACACGCGTCACGGGGGTCGTTAGTATGGTACATCTGCGTCCCGTACTGGGGGAGAGAAGACAATCTTAGTACGAAACAAAATTTAGATGAAACTTACGCTTTGATAGATTCAAATtgtctttattgacacaacaaaagtacagtgacttttgtaaggtctactacatctatacatacaaacagtcaagtggatacaaattaaTTCACCTATAGATAAATgtaaatgaatagatatgagtcaatcaacatgttgagtcatTCACGCAATTGGTTCTCAGGTCTAGACATTGTTATCACTTAAGTTGTTATACTTATCAGTTGTTGTATAATCACTTCAATGTCTTGAAACTGTACTTGTGTTTTTATCCTGTGAAAAATAAAGCTGGAGTTGACAAGCTGTCTTACCTGTTTGGCGAGCTCCTCTGCATCTTTGGTCACATTTGGGTAGGTCTCATAACCCTGGATAGGTAGGAACATTGGTAGATACATAATGAGTATTTGTGCATGGTTTGGACCGAGGGTTCTAGCTAGCTTGAAattttttccatcatcccaattTCCATTgccagaaagatcctacaaagagtcttcttttttctgtcatcttgtacaaacttctatcaatttatttaaattttgacatttttacatctttaatCATGGATTTTGTTCCTAAAGGTTGACGAAATGGTCTAAAAATTTGTCCatcatatgcaacaaaattAAATGACAGATAATGGCTAGAGCCCTGTTTGGCTATGGCACTGCACAACGCCCATGCTGCCATGGTGGTACTGTCTTACAGTGGAAAATctgtgagctaaactggtcccAAGACAGAAATTATATCATTCTATAGAATGAgacttgtttaatttttttttcattatcattatgacaGTATCAAATTTATGAGTTTCTGCATATCTTATCTCCAAAGATATTAAGCTGAAGAAATGAAATGGATGAAAAAGATTAGAAGTTCAcaatattttctgctgtttcTTAACTCCAGGGTCTATGTATATTGAAGATATCCCAAACTGAGGTTGGAAACTTTGTCCAGAAAATGAGCTTACATCCCAAAGCATTAGATATATTAAATGGTGCAAGCAGCGAAAAATTTAGAAGTGAAGATACATGCTTCTGACTAATCATTTCATTCCTGTTACTATGCAGATTGTCAATTCCATATTGAGTGCTCAGCTCAGATGAACAGTTTCATGTTAGTGAATTTAGTGAAGGTAGATCTACATGCTAATAAATAATCTTTTCATTTCTGTTTCTTTTCATATGCAGATTGTCAATTCCATATTGATACTCAGTTCAGATGAACAGTTTCATGCTAGACACCAAGCAAGTGTTAGAGAACACAGTTGTGTGGGAAAATTTAGTGAAGATGGatgcttttaaaaaaatcatttcattcCTGTTTCTATGCAGATTGTCAATTCCATATTGAGTGCTCAATTCAAATGAGCAGCTTTATGTCAGATATTAAGCAAGTGCTAGAGAACACAGTACCTTTGGAGTGGCGATTTTCAGGTTGACACCAAGTTTGGGTGCTCCCATCATGAAGGAGTGGATGATGTTGTTGCCGTCTCCGACCCAGGCAACGGTCAAGCCTCTCAGGTTCCCAAAATGGTCCTACGTGTACGTCACAAACATGTGCATGTCTAGATGAACACATTCTTCACTCAAACTCCACATTATCAAAAGTAAAACTGATAATACATTCTACtcttagcatgaaagctcatctgtgttgttgaATTCGTGTCCCTAAAGTCACATGCTCAGAGTAATCAAAATACTCCTGAAGAAGGTCGACGTAGAACGACTGAAAGTTTGAGGTGAGCAATACTTGCTTTGTATTGAAGTAGAGATCAAACTTTGTCATAGATCTACTCTTCTACTATAATACAATAAAGACTCCCTTTTCAGCTTAATGGCAAGAGTAGGGATGATGGGTCCATCCcagtatgagtggatcaaataaatctgtctgaatatgcagcttgtactcttcagtataaatctggtgtgttaccaGGCGGTTTACCACTGGTATGCAATACGTACACAAACTgcacaaacaatcaaacatgcATAGATAACAGTGTTTGTTCCTACCTGTAGTGTTTGCATGTCTGCTAGGATCTGTAGTGGATGGTAGAGTTCGGACAGGCCGTTAACAATGGGGACGCTCCCTTCCGTAGCCAAGGACTCCAGGTCCTCATGGCCATACACTCTGGCCAGGATCAGGTCCACAAACCCTGACAATACCCTGAAAAGATAAAGCAGCTCCTTAGTACTGGTAACTTCAACTGGCTTAGGAAAATTTTGTGTTTCAAGTTACCCTAGCAATGCGCACAGAATAAATACACCACacattgcaataaactttgacttgacttgaataatcacacattcacacactgCATGTGCACACAAattacacaatgtacacaccAGGATGCATGAAAATGCACATGAATGTACCACATCCAGACTtttcatgatgtacaaaatgactaataaacttgtggacgtaccgattgataagtatctaatgccagctcagaagaggactagaaatagtcatgcttctaagtaccagagttataacgccaaggattgatgtgttcaaaaattcatattttcctagaaacatagtagaatggaactcgttgtcaccaagcactgtaggagcatcttcactaagtagctttaaagaacggttgcagtcagatatgcaaagactaggtgtaacagactgttcggtgtaatgtaaccagctgctgccgctggtgtgttatgcctgaTGGCGGCTGTacctgctatatagatacagatacaccaCACAATGGACACACATACCACAATTGAAGAACCCCAcatccacacaccacacatgcacaaactaCACAATGCATTAAAATGcaccacatgtacacacatacacaacacacAATGCACACACTACAAAATGAACTCACCACACCTGCTCAGCACATACCACACATGGCCTCACAACACATGCATGCACCAACACAACATGTTCAAACGTCACACAACAAAATACTGTGCATAGCTGAGTCCTTACTTAGCTGAGTCTTTAACGGTTTCATTGACGCCCAGATGGATGTCATCGGGAGACAGGAAACATGGCTGTCCACCAAGCAGACCAACTCCTGCGGAAACATGGCAACATTGGTTAGGGTATACTGTAGTGGTAGTAGTAATGTAGtaattggtttattgataaaatcATGGGATAAAACGACATTGCAGTATGGAGACTGAATTGCGCATCAGCTTACAATGACGTATTCGGTAAAGTCGACACGATAAGAATACTCTGTAcaagtactctcacctctcaaatagaagtaccccctggaatagaagtaccccccggacaaattttcaaaatgtaatataagtaccccctggaataaaagtaccccccggaaaatttcaaaaatcgacagtggaggctaggtaaactgtgtccatacatgtacaactgtcactgtcagagggaaataagataataagcaggtaggtaacttatatttagtcaattatgccatacctattaagtatttagatattgaacagaataactgtccatagcttgttcaaatcatgatgatcttcctcgcctcttcgtaaaatataatagtaatattgaaaaattgggcacaggttccccgctatgacccctaaccgggggccacggtgctttcaaattcaacaagtgaaaatgtacatgatacatgttttttctacttggaacttgaagcaagtgatcaaagaaaattgttatatcattttattatgactgacaatcagtgacatataacaaagatcatcagagtacttttaaaagttaaatgtacctgatcataaaagacatcaaccacaaaaaaacacaaatatgaacacagtccttccacagaagaaatatgtctataaacttttgctccatagcgtcgaaaacaaagtgagacgctcggatttcgagttcccgcggtaaatcccacaatattgaatagagatcgactgtaaaagtagctcaacgtcacagaccgcacatactaagaagttacccattacgtgttgacactagaaacccgcgatgaaccgccaaaattgggaaaatcttacgattacttaaaaaaatgaaccctctgaaaataaatatggcgctgtgtgtctatcgttgcccaaaaaatataatatttccatgcgtttacggtatcattttaaagatcggtatccgcactacgcaatatgctgatagttttactgtcgccatgcctgagagcggcggccatgtttcgcgctgttgtttaccgaatcatatcggacatatttctgccgttttagagattttgtggcctcaaaacacatatcacaagggaagttaagttatgattgttgttttaacgtgttacatgtcttctgcgaacaaataattcttccgccgcgctgccgatactacggatatagtggtcagaaaattattattccccgtgcaggcgagcaccctactccacacgtttttgatcagcgtgctttggtttacgatgtaaacagagactatcaaagttatttatatgaaaattgtattttaaaatgtcaatgtcgcgtcttattttccggtttactttgtagcttcatagcgatatcgaccgatatgttacgagtgccgccaggatacttttcacaaggccgtcaaagcggcgagaaaatcaacgccggtaggccgaaaaatagcgaattacgagcaaaaataccggggaaatatgggcagaaaaaccttaacttacgattttagagggattcctggtttgcaaagcctcaatttttcaaaaaataataaacgtaccgtctagaataagaacgtacagggtggaactattggcgaaaaaaaataaacgtaccggtacgtttatttgagaggtgagagtaacgTGGTTAACAGTTCATACATCCCAATAATCGTTGACCAACACAATTGTAAGCTGGATCTATGTTCGACGTTACTGTGAGCCATATATGTATACTGTTTAGTCATATGTGTTTACAATAGGTTTTGGCCCCTAAAAGTTGATCAACCAATaatggatttgtgtaacccttgatttcataataggAATATGAGGTGAAATGTAAAAGtactaaaaagacaagaaaacaaacaatatgtaaaaaaaacatgtcaggtcgggtgagcaacaatagctgggattcgaactcatgaCCACTGGTCACCAATACTTGACTACTCATGCTACAAGATTTGTTGTACACAGTTCAGCTGCATGTACAGCATTGTGAACTGTATCTTACCTGTCTCAGTAGACAGCCTGGTTCTGGTGCTTCTCTTCTGGAATATGAGACCAGCAGACTTGCCCACAAGTGGTGTATAGAGCTGGAGGGACAAGCTTACTGTTATGAGGTATACATACTTCATATATCCATTCTTGAGAAATCCTTGACAACACCATTTTTTGTGGTATTAGGGTATGTGGCTGAATTATGCGAGTTGACCTCACTTCTTAGTCTTGGAAAGTTTGTGTTATCATTTATCAGTAAAGACCTTTGCAATGactagtctctaacagactccATGGGCTGCAAGctggaaaaatagaaaaaaatgactcAATAGACTGAACAATTTGAGTTACCATTTGCAAAACCTGAACATTCTCTTTTCcgtacagaaacacacacaattTCTGGAGGGAGAAACAAGTTGGAGCAAACTTGAACTAAAAGTGAATCATAGATTTGGCTAACTTGTCTTCTACAGGCCTAAGTCTACATTACCTCCCCTGTGCCCTTGATCCTGGCCTTCAAGTCCGCTGCCGTCCACAGGATCTGCTGAATCTCCGACGGCGAGAAGTCTTTCAGCGTCAGGAAGTTCCGACCAACCATAGACACATGTCCACTGTCACAGGAAAACAATTCATTACATTATATCATGCTATAGTACAATTTCCTACATACAAAAAAGGCAATATCAAATGAAATGTTGCCGGACAGTGTTGATCTCAATGGATTAGTTACATGCTGAGTAAGGTGAAAGTACAGCGTCTCCATAAAGAATAAgtcctgtgtgtgtttgtgtgcgtgtgtgtgtgcatgaatgTGTTGCGTTCACATGTATGCGCATATGGTAGTACAGGTAGTGTGTGTGAGTTTATGGTGTGTCTACAgtaaccatgtacatgtatatgaaataaaatctactgttaaaacaaaatgaagaaaaaatatcCGTATGTatgcaatgtaacagttacacatCAAGCACTTGGTTGCTTAAGTATTGTTCCCTTTCGTATCTTATCACCTAATTCTTATCAACAGGATGTCAAACCATCATCGAAGAATCCGATATGTAAATGTTTAGAATTTAGTGCTATTAGTATGATATTCTTCTGTAGGACTGGAAGAGTTACAAAGCAGTATGGTggaaggggtgaagtctgccagaTCTGACTTCCTTCTTAAAAACTGACCACCAGCACAAACACAATTGCCTTTTTGTACTCCTTCCGTGTAATGCGTTTTTGCTAAAACAACCCCCTCCGTGAAACATGGTACAGTCTGGACAACATGTGTAGCAGCTGACCCGCCCACCATGGCCAAGTGGCAATAAATCATGCTTTAGAATAAAAATCATCTTTTAGAAACGTCTCGTATAATCTTAAGGTATAGGTTTAAGGTTTAGAACACAGTAAATAAAATTAACACAAAGAAAAAAGTCGTGTTATTACGTTCTGCAGAGTGCTGACTTCACAAGAAAATGGTTTGACAGACAACATGTATTCTTTCTGGACTTCAGTGTGATTGGTAAGTTTGGCTCCCAGAAAATCATCCAAGACATAACAACTACG is a window of Branchiostoma lanceolatum isolate klBraLanc5 chromosome 8, klBraLanc5.hap2, whole genome shotgun sequence DNA encoding:
- the LOC136439744 gene encoding ornithine transcarbamylase, mitochondrial-like produces the protein MALLRFAARGKELVPGVFRQTVFPAVPVLGQKSWERHMSGHVSMVGRNFLTLKDFSPSEIQQILWTAADLKARIKGTGELYTPLVGKSAGLIFQKRSTRTRLSTETGVGLLGGQPCFLSPDDIHLGVNETVKDSAKVLSGFVDLILARVYGHEDLESLATEGSVPIVNGLSELYHPLQILADMQTLQDHFGNLRGLTVAWVGDGNNIIHSFMMGAPKLGVNLKIATPKGYETYPNVTKDAEELAKQYGTQMYHTNDPRDACEGANVLVTDTWISMGQEEEKLDRLKAFKGYQVTHKLGEVAAKDWVFLHCLPRKQEEVDDAVFYSDRSLVWPEAENRKWTVMAVILSLLKDHVCTTHKPDF